A genomic window from Blastococcus saxobsidens DD2 includes:
- a CDS encoding phospholipid scramblase-related protein, translating into MSQAPPPPGWYPDPAGSPGTRWWDGQSWTGHVQQAPAGPSLYDQPVLLVNQKTKLVELTNEYAVLDGEGRQIGAVVQVGQSGVQKAVRLLSSLDQFLTHRLEVRDARGPVLVLTRPAKLVKSRVVVERPDGQPIGEIVQAGVFGRIRFDLVAGGQLVGAIQAENWRAWDFAITDAAGTEVARITKKWEGLARTMFTTADRYVVLVHYRLPEPLASMVIASALTVDTALKQDERGFN; encoded by the coding sequence GTGAGCCAAGCCCCGCCGCCGCCCGGCTGGTACCCCGACCCCGCCGGCAGCCCGGGCACCCGCTGGTGGGACGGCCAGAGCTGGACCGGGCACGTCCAGCAGGCGCCGGCCGGCCCGTCGCTCTACGACCAGCCGGTGCTCCTGGTGAACCAGAAGACCAAGCTGGTCGAGCTCACCAACGAGTACGCCGTTCTCGACGGCGAGGGTCGGCAGATCGGCGCCGTCGTCCAGGTGGGCCAGAGCGGCGTGCAGAAGGCGGTCCGGCTGCTGTCGAGCCTGGACCAGTTCCTCACCCACCGGCTGGAGGTGCGCGACGCCCGGGGGCCCGTGCTGGTGCTCACCCGGCCGGCGAAGCTGGTGAAGTCACGGGTGGTGGTGGAGCGGCCCGACGGGCAGCCGATCGGCGAGATCGTGCAGGCCGGCGTGTTCGGCAGGATCCGGTTCGACCTGGTCGCCGGCGGTCAGCTGGTGGGGGCGATCCAGGCGGAGAACTGGCGGGCCTGGGACTTCGCGATCACCGACGCGGCCGGCACCGAGGTCGCCCGGATCACGAAGAAGTGGGAGGGCCTGGCGAGAACGATGTTCACCACGGCCGACCGGTACGTCGTCCTGGTGCACTACCGGCTGCCCGAGCCGCTGGCCAGCATGGTGATCGCCTCGGCGCTGACCGTGGACACCGCTCTCAAGCAGGACGAGCGCGGCTTCAACTAG
- a CDS encoding type II toxin-antitoxin system VapC family toxin: MTIDADRAALGLADTSLFSAVEQQRPLSGHPPERIAVSVVTIAELRLGVLAAPDGATRARRLETLTLADDLEPLPIDRSVAAAWAGLRLTLRDTGRRMPLNDSWIAATALALDLPVVTQDADYDGVPGLQVIRV, translated from the coding sequence ATGACGATCGATGCGGACCGAGCGGCTCTCGGTCTCGCGGACACGTCTCTGTTCAGCGCCGTCGAGCAGCAACGCCCGCTGTCCGGACATCCGCCTGAGCGGATCGCTGTCTCGGTCGTCACGATCGCGGAGCTACGGCTCGGCGTGCTTGCGGCCCCTGATGGCGCGACCCGCGCCCGGCGGCTCGAGACGCTGACACTCGCGGACGACCTGGAGCCGTTGCCGATCGACCGGTCCGTCGCAGCCGCTTGGGCCGGCCTGCGCCTGACTCTGCGCGACACCGGCCGGCGGATGCCGCTCAACGATTCGTGGATCGCCGCCACGGCACTCGCGCTGGACCTACCCGTCGTCACGCAGGACGCCGACTACGACGGCGTGCCGGGTCTCCAGGTCATCCGCGTCTGA
- a CDS encoding type II toxin-antitoxin system Phd/YefM family antitoxin, whose amino-acid sequence MSTDVPARELRNDVSGVLRRVQAGERLRVTVSGRPVAELVPLPSRQPSMAWDHFVRHISGGLADAALADDLAALLPDTTDDVPVR is encoded by the coding sequence GTGAGTACGGACGTTCCCGCTCGCGAGCTTCGTAACGACGTCAGCGGCGTGCTGCGCCGGGTCCAGGCAGGAGAGCGTCTGCGGGTCACGGTCAGCGGTCGCCCCGTCGCCGAGCTGGTCCCGTTGCCCAGCCGCCAGCCCAGCATGGCGTGGGATCACTTCGTGCGGCACATCTCCGGAGGGCTGGCAGACGCTGCGCTGGCCGACGATCTGGCCGCCCTCCTTCCCGACACCACCGACGACGTGCCCGTCCGATGA
- a CDS encoding DEAD/DEAH box helicase, producing the protein MSPQTTSRPLRAWQQTALSQYEESSPKDFLVTATPGAGKTTFALTLAARLLSRREVARVVVVCPTDHLRLQWAEAADAMGIVLDPNLTNAVGPVRAGTQGYVTTYAQVAGKPMLHAARSTAVKSLVILDEVHHAGDGLSWGEAVEEAYSMAARRLCLTGTPFRTKPDERIPFVRYEEDSFEGDDGSGGIGLISRADYTYGYKEALADSVVRPVVFAAYTGTSRWRNSAGEVVAASLSEAGTKSVEMQAWRTALDPKGQWVPHVIAAMDDRITHLREEGGMPDAAGLILASDQDDARAYAKIVRRVTGKAAELILSDDPKASKKIERFATGSARIAVCVRMISEGVDVPRAAVLAWMTSYRTPLFFAQAVGRVVRSRASHESATVFLPAVRPLLSLAASMEEQRNHVMPPPKTVQGDELDLEPLPPKEKDPDGMKQWEALEADARFAHVLHGGTAHTGEGRPALVAPEEEDFLGIPGLLTPEQTASLLAKRDEELRVRIASRQHSDDEEFMLVEDHPDEDDTGRSWRDAAELRREVNRLVNRVAARTSQPQAVVHTQLRQSVPGPPSASASVDVLRARRERLRTML; encoded by the coding sequence TTGAGCCCGCAGACGACCAGCCGACCGCTCCGGGCGTGGCAGCAGACCGCGCTCAGCCAGTACGAGGAGAGCTCCCCCAAGGATTTCCTGGTCACCGCTACGCCGGGCGCCGGCAAGACGACCTTCGCCCTGACGCTCGCCGCGCGGCTGCTCTCGCGGCGCGAGGTCGCCCGGGTCGTCGTCGTCTGCCCGACCGACCACCTGCGGTTGCAGTGGGCCGAGGCCGCCGATGCCATGGGCATCGTCCTCGACCCGAACCTGACCAACGCCGTCGGCCCGGTCCGCGCCGGTACCCAGGGCTACGTGACCACCTACGCGCAGGTGGCGGGCAAACCGATGCTGCACGCGGCCCGGTCCACCGCCGTCAAGTCGCTGGTGATCCTCGACGAGGTGCACCACGCCGGTGACGGCCTGTCCTGGGGTGAGGCGGTCGAGGAGGCGTACAGCATGGCCGCGCGCCGGCTCTGCCTCACCGGGACGCCGTTCCGCACCAAGCCCGACGAGCGCATCCCCTTCGTCCGCTACGAGGAGGACAGCTTCGAGGGCGACGACGGCTCCGGTGGCATCGGGCTGATCAGCCGGGCCGACTACACCTACGGCTACAAGGAGGCGCTGGCCGACAGCGTCGTCCGCCCCGTCGTCTTCGCCGCCTACACCGGGACGTCGCGCTGGCGGAACTCCGCCGGCGAGGTCGTCGCCGCGTCCCTGAGCGAGGCCGGCACCAAGTCGGTCGAGATGCAGGCCTGGCGCACCGCGCTGGACCCCAAGGGCCAGTGGGTGCCGCACGTCATCGCCGCGATGGACGACCGGATCACCCACCTGCGCGAGGAGGGCGGCATGCCCGACGCCGCGGGCCTGATCCTCGCCAGCGACCAGGACGACGCGCGCGCCTACGCCAAGATCGTCCGCCGGGTGACCGGCAAGGCCGCCGAGCTCATCCTCTCCGACGACCCGAAGGCGTCGAAGAAGATCGAGCGCTTCGCCACCGGGTCGGCGCGGATCGCCGTCTGCGTGCGCATGATCTCCGAGGGCGTCGACGTCCCACGGGCCGCCGTCCTGGCGTGGATGACCTCCTACCGGACGCCGCTGTTCTTCGCCCAGGCCGTCGGCCGCGTGGTCCGCTCCCGGGCGTCGCACGAGTCGGCGACGGTGTTCCTCCCCGCCGTCCGCCCGCTGCTGTCGCTGGCCGCCTCCATGGAGGAGCAGCGCAACCACGTCATGCCGCCGCCGAAGACGGTGCAGGGCGACGAGCTCGACCTCGAGCCGCTGCCGCCCAAGGAGAAGGACCCGGACGGCATGAAGCAGTGGGAGGCCCTGGAGGCCGACGCCCGCTTCGCGCACGTCCTCCACGGCGGGACGGCGCACACCGGCGAGGGCCGCCCCGCGCTGGTGGCCCCCGAGGAGGAGGACTTCCTCGGCATCCCCGGCCTGCTCACCCCCGAGCAGACGGCGTCGCTGCTGGCCAAGCGGGACGAGGAGCTGCGGGTCCGCATCGCCTCCCGCCAGCACTCCGACGACGAGGAGTTCATGCTCGTCGAGGACCACCCCGACGAGGACGACACCGGCCGCTCGTGGCGCGACGCCGCGGAGCTGCGCCGGGAGGTCAACCGCCTGGTCAACCGGGTGGCCGCGCGCACGTCCCAGCCGCAGGCCGTGGTGCACACCCAGCTGCGCCAGTCGGTGCCGGGCCCGCCCTCGGCATCGGCGTCGGTCGACGTGCTGCGCGCCCGCCGCGAGCGCCTCCGTACCATGCTGTAG
- a CDS encoding DNA repair helicase XPB, whose translation MNDGPLIVQSDKTLLLEVDHPLSRDCRAAIAPFAELERSPEHVHTYRVTPLALWNARAAGHDAEQVVDALVRYSRYPVPHALLVDVADTMDRFGRLTLANHPVHGLVLTTTDRAVLEEVIRSKRVAPMLGARIDADSIAVHAAERGRLKQALLKIGWPAEDLAGYVDGAAHPIELDQSGWHLRDYQQEAVDGFWAGGSGVVVLPCGAGKTLVGAAAMAEAKATTLILVTNTVSGRQWKRELIARTSLTEEEIGEYSGERKEIRPVTIATYQVITTRRKGEYRHLDLFDAQDWGLIVYDEVHLLPAPIFRLTADLQSRRRLGLTATLVREDGREDDVFSLIGPKRYDAPWKDIESQGYIAPAECVEVRVSLDDEERMTYAVAEPEERYRIAATAQSKLPVIRRVLERHPEEQKLVIGAYLDQLEELGTALDAPVIQGSTTNKERERLFQAFRVGEIKTLVVSKVANFSIDLPEAAVAVQVSGTFGSRQEEAQRLGRVLRPKADGRQAHFYTVVSRDTLDSEYAAHRQRFLAEQGYAYTIVDAADLAGPGEVNGPDWVDEPAD comes from the coding sequence TTGAACGACGGTCCGCTCATCGTCCAGTCGGACAAGACCCTGCTGCTCGAGGTCGACCACCCGCTGTCCCGTGACTGCCGGGCGGCGATCGCCCCGTTCGCCGAGCTGGAGCGCTCACCGGAGCACGTGCACACCTACCGGGTGACGCCGCTCGCGCTGTGGAACGCCCGGGCCGCCGGCCACGACGCCGAGCAGGTCGTCGACGCGCTGGTGCGGTACTCGCGCTACCCGGTCCCGCACGCGCTGCTGGTCGACGTCGCCGACACGATGGACCGGTTCGGCCGGCTGACGCTGGCGAACCACCCGGTGCACGGGCTGGTGCTCACCACCACCGACCGCGCGGTGCTGGAGGAGGTCATCCGCTCCAAGCGCGTGGCCCCGATGCTCGGTGCGCGGATCGACGCCGACAGCATCGCCGTGCACGCCGCGGAGCGCGGCCGGCTGAAGCAGGCGCTGCTGAAGATCGGCTGGCCGGCCGAGGACCTCGCCGGCTACGTCGACGGCGCCGCGCACCCGATCGAGCTCGACCAGAGCGGCTGGCACCTGCGCGACTACCAGCAGGAGGCCGTCGACGGCTTCTGGGCCGGCGGATCCGGCGTCGTCGTCCTGCCGTGCGGAGCCGGGAAGACGCTGGTCGGCGCGGCGGCGATGGCCGAGGCGAAGGCCACGACGCTCATCCTGGTGACCAACACCGTCTCCGGCCGGCAGTGGAAGCGCGAGCTGATCGCCCGCACATCGCTGACCGAGGAGGAGATCGGCGAGTACTCCGGGGAGCGCAAGGAGATCCGCCCGGTCACCATCGCGACCTACCAGGTGATCACCACCCGCCGGAAGGGCGAGTACCGGCACCTGGACCTCTTCGACGCCCAGGACTGGGGCCTGATCGTCTACGACGAGGTGCACCTGCTGCCCGCACCGATCTTCCGGCTGACGGCCGACCTGCAGTCCCGCCGCCGGCTGGGCCTCACCGCCACCCTGGTCCGCGAGGACGGGCGGGAGGACGACGTCTTCTCCCTCATCGGCCCGAAGCGGTACGACGCGCCGTGGAAGGACATCGAGTCGCAGGGCTACATCGCACCGGCCGAGTGCGTGGAGGTGCGGGTCTCCCTCGACGACGAGGAGCGGATGACCTACGCCGTCGCCGAGCCCGAGGAGCGGTACCGGATCGCGGCGACCGCGCAGTCGAAGCTGCCGGTGATCCGCCGGGTGCTGGAGCGGCACCCCGAGGAGCAGAAGCTCGTCATCGGCGCCTACCTGGACCAGCTCGAGGAGCTCGGCACCGCGCTGGACGCCCCGGTGATCCAGGGCTCGACGACGAACAAGGAGCGCGAGCGCCTCTTCCAGGCATTCCGAGTCGGGGAGATCAAGACCCTCGTCGTCTCCAAGGTCGCGAACTTCTCCATCGACCTGCCCGAGGCCGCGGTCGCCGTACAGGTGTCGGGGACGTTCGGCTCGCGGCAGGAGGAGGCGCAGCGGCTCGGCCGGGTGCTGCGGCCCAAGGCCGACGGGCGGCAGGCGCACTTCTACACGGTGGTCAGCCGGGACACCCTCGACAGCGAGTACGCCGCCCACCGGCAGCGGTTCCTCGCCGAGCAGGGCTACGCCTACACGATCGTCGACGCCGCCGACCTGGCCGGCCCCGGTGAGGTCAACGGCCCCGACTGGGTGGACGAGCCCGCCGACTGA
- a CDS encoding helicase C-terminal domain-containing protein, whose product MSTDAPATLAAWLRTRSDEQLGALLAARPDVARPAPSDVVALASRLAVPVSVDRALDELDAATLQVLDVVLLAPTDGLAPDELIAALPEVPDDVLEGALEALTTRALLWGDDVLHAPDPVRRAVRHPAGLGRRATDLRVQLPADLPAAVAELAPEERAVLEKLAGDRPVGHLPDSPSGGSTPARRLLQRGLLARIDALNVELPREIGLLLRGDSPYGPPRRRPEPAVVTRDPQVTDRQSAGAALESVGRIGELLTLLEEEPAGLLRSGGVGVRDQRRLARSLHVTEPDLAWLLELAFAAGLLDVGGPHRDEWLPTRAYDVWREQDLADRWAALAAGWLDGVRLPSLVGVRDLAGKAANALAPDLVRHTAPAIRRSALRVLAEQPAGSGLAPDDLTALLRWRTPRRADRLAPVPDMLAEAARLGVLVSGVLSTAGRGLLSGGADGAAMRMRGLMPEPVDHVLAQPDLSLIAPGPLVAELADTLAVVADVESSGGATVFRVSEGSVRRALDAGWSATDLHDFFAKASRTPVPQALDYLVDDVARQHGRLRVGAIESYVRSDDHGLLSQVQGDRRTASAELRRLAPGVLVSALGADEVLTVLREAGYAPAGEHPGGTVLTRPPARPRATGRRTGSESHPAPRALNAEDLAATVREIRAGDAALAARRGEAVRQVPGVTTASTLELLSRAVREGVPVWLGYVDAQGSGSQRVVQPVSLAGGFLSGYDERRGENRTFAVHRITSVALVEGEAPEGSGG is encoded by the coding sequence ATGTCCACGGATGCTCCTGCGACGCTCGCCGCCTGGCTGCGCACGCGCAGCGACGAGCAGCTGGGCGCCTTGCTGGCGGCCCGGCCCGACGTCGCCCGCCCCGCGCCCTCCGACGTCGTCGCGCTGGCCAGCCGGCTGGCGGTACCGGTGTCGGTCGACCGGGCGCTGGACGAGCTCGACGCCGCCACCCTGCAGGTGCTCGACGTGGTCCTGCTGGCGCCGACCGACGGCCTGGCCCCCGACGAGCTGATCGCGGCGCTGCCCGAGGTGCCCGACGACGTGCTCGAAGGCGCGCTGGAGGCGCTCACCACCCGGGCGCTGCTCTGGGGCGACGACGTCCTGCACGCCCCCGACCCGGTGCGCCGCGCCGTCCGCCACCCGGCGGGCCTGGGCCGGCGCGCCACCGACCTGCGCGTCCAGCTGCCCGCCGACCTGCCGGCCGCCGTCGCCGAGCTCGCCCCGGAGGAACGCGCCGTCCTGGAGAAACTGGCCGGGGACCGTCCCGTCGGCCACCTCCCGGACAGCCCGAGCGGTGGATCGACGCCGGCCCGGCGCCTCCTGCAGCGCGGCCTGCTCGCGCGCATCGACGCCCTCAACGTCGAACTCCCCCGCGAGATCGGTCTGCTGCTCCGCGGCGACTCCCCCTACGGCCCACCGCGGCGCCGTCCCGAACCTGCCGTGGTCACCCGCGACCCGCAGGTGACCGACCGGCAGTCCGCCGGCGCCGCGCTGGAGAGCGTCGGCCGGATCGGGGAGCTGCTGACGTTGCTGGAGGAGGAGCCGGCCGGGCTGCTGCGCAGCGGTGGGGTCGGCGTGCGCGACCAGAGGCGGCTGGCCCGGTCGCTGCACGTGACCGAGCCCGACCTCGCGTGGTTGCTGGAGCTGGCCTTCGCCGCCGGGCTGCTGGACGTGGGCGGCCCGCACCGCGACGAGTGGCTGCCCACCCGCGCCTACGACGTCTGGCGGGAGCAGGACCTCGCCGACCGGTGGGCGGCGCTGGCCGCCGGCTGGCTGGACGGCGTACGGCTGCCCTCGCTGGTCGGGGTGCGCGACCTCGCGGGCAAGGCGGCCAACGCGCTCGCCCCCGATCTGGTGCGGCACACCGCACCGGCGATCCGGCGCTCGGCGCTGCGCGTGCTGGCCGAGCAGCCGGCCGGCTCGGGCCTGGCACCCGACGACCTCACCGCGCTGCTGCGCTGGCGCACCCCGCGACGGGCCGACCGGCTCGCCCCGGTGCCGGACATGCTGGCGGAGGCGGCGCGGCTGGGCGTCCTGGTGTCGGGGGTGCTCTCGACCGCCGGCCGCGGGCTGCTGAGCGGCGGTGCGGACGGCGCGGCGATGCGGATGCGCGGGCTGATGCCCGAGCCGGTGGACCACGTGCTCGCGCAGCCGGACCTCTCGCTGATCGCGCCCGGGCCGCTGGTCGCCGAGCTGGCCGACACCCTCGCCGTCGTCGCCGACGTCGAGTCCTCCGGCGGGGCGACGGTGTTCCGGGTGTCGGAGGGCAGCGTGCGCCGCGCGCTGGACGCCGGGTGGTCGGCGACCGACCTGCACGACTTCTTCGCCAAGGCGTCGCGCACCCCGGTGCCGCAGGCGCTGGACTACCTGGTCGACGACGTCGCCCGCCAGCACGGCCGGCTGCGGGTCGGGGCGATCGAGTCCTACGTCCGCTCGGACGACCACGGGTTGCTGTCCCAGGTGCAGGGCGACCGGCGGACCGCATCGGCCGAGCTGCGCCGGCTGGCGCCGGGCGTGCTGGTCAGCGCCCTGGGTGCCGACGAGGTGCTCACCGTGCTCCGCGAGGCCGGCTACGCGCCGGCCGGGGAGCACCCCGGGGGCACCGTCCTCACCCGGCCGCCGGCCCGCCCGCGCGCCACCGGCCGCCGGACGGGGAGCGAGTCGCACCCGGCACCGCGGGCGTTGAACGCGGAGGACCTGGCCGCCACGGTGCGCGAGATCCGGGCCGGCGACGCCGCGCTGGCCGCCCGCCGCGGCGAGGCGGTGCGCCAGGTGCCCGGGGTGACGACGGCCTCGACGCTGGAGCTGCTGTCCCGGGCCGTGCGCGAGGGCGTACCGGTGTGGCTCGGGTACGTCGACGCCCAGGGCAGCGGCAGCCAGCGCGTGGTGCAGCCGGTGTCGCTGGCCGGTGGCTTCCTCTCCGGCTACGACGAGCGGCGCGGGGAGAACCGCACCTTCGCCGTGCACCGGATCACCTCGGTGGCCCTGGTCGAGGGGGAAGCTCCCGAGGGCTCCGGCGGTTGA
- a CDS encoding AMP-binding protein codes for MSAPVLPSYSSGTATVPLLGDTIGANLDRTAARVGDHEALVECASGRRWTYPQLVADVDACALGLDAVGVRKGDRVGIWAPNCAEWVFVQYATAKLGAILVNINPAYRTHELAYVLKQAGISVLVSAPEFKTSDYRAMVAEVRGDCPDLREVVFLGSPEWERLLDTGRAGDRALLAERETQLSADDPINIQYTSGTTGFPKGATLTHHNLLNNGFFVGEGCGYTEADRVCIPVPYYHCFGMGMGNLGATSHGATMIIPAPGFDPALTLRAVQDERCTSLYGVPTMFIAELGLPNFAEYDLSSLRTGIMAGSPCPVEVMKRVVAEMGMTEVTICYGMTETSPVSTQTGADDDLERRTATVGRVHPHLEVKVVDPATGLTVPRGTPGEFCTRGYSVMLGYWEEPDVTAKSIDSARWMHTGDLAVMDEAGYLNIVGRIKDMVIRGGENVYPREIEEFLYTHPDIVDAQVIGVPDERYGEELMAWVRLREGAEPLTADALKEYCSGKLAHYKVPRYVKVVEEFPMTVTGKIRKVEMRQVSVEELGLQGAAAVRNA; via the coding sequence GTGAGCGCTCCCGTGCTGCCGTCCTACAGCAGCGGAACCGCCACGGTTCCCCTGCTCGGCGACACGATCGGGGCGAACCTCGACCGGACGGCAGCGCGGGTGGGCGACCACGAGGCGCTGGTCGAATGCGCCTCGGGTCGCCGCTGGACCTATCCGCAGCTGGTCGCCGACGTCGACGCCTGCGCGCTCGGCCTCGACGCCGTCGGGGTGCGGAAGGGCGACCGGGTCGGCATCTGGGCGCCCAACTGCGCGGAATGGGTCTTCGTCCAGTACGCGACGGCGAAGCTCGGCGCAATCCTGGTCAACATCAATCCGGCCTACCGGACGCACGAGCTGGCCTACGTGCTGAAGCAGGCCGGCATCTCGGTGCTGGTCTCGGCCCCGGAGTTCAAGACCAGCGACTACCGCGCGATGGTCGCGGAGGTGCGGGGTGACTGCCCCGACCTGCGCGAGGTCGTCTTCCTCGGCTCCCCGGAGTGGGAGCGGCTGCTGGACACCGGCCGGGCGGGGGACCGCGCGCTCCTCGCCGAGCGGGAGACCCAGCTCTCCGCCGACGACCCGATCAACATCCAGTACACGTCAGGGACGACGGGCTTCCCGAAGGGCGCCACGCTCACCCACCACAACCTGCTCAACAACGGGTTCTTCGTGGGCGAGGGCTGCGGCTACACCGAGGCCGACCGGGTGTGCATCCCGGTGCCGTACTACCACTGCTTCGGCATGGGCATGGGCAACCTCGGGGCCACCTCGCACGGCGCGACGATGATCATCCCGGCGCCGGGCTTCGACCCCGCGCTGACCCTGCGGGCGGTCCAGGACGAGCGCTGCACCTCGCTGTACGGCGTCCCGACGATGTTCATCGCGGAGCTCGGGCTGCCGAACTTCGCCGAGTACGACCTGTCCAGCCTGCGCACCGGCATCATGGCCGGCTCGCCGTGCCCGGTCGAGGTGATGAAGCGGGTGGTCGCCGAGATGGGCATGACCGAGGTGACCATCTGCTACGGGATGACCGAGACCTCACCGGTCTCCACCCAGACCGGCGCCGACGACGACCTGGAGCGGCGCACCGCCACCGTCGGCCGGGTGCACCCGCACCTCGAGGTGAAGGTGGTCGACCCGGCCACCGGGCTCACCGTGCCGCGCGGCACCCCGGGGGAGTTCTGCACCCGCGGCTACTCGGTGATGCTCGGGTACTGGGAGGAACCTGACGTCACTGCGAAGAGCATCGATTCGGCCCGCTGGATGCACACCGGCGACCTCGCCGTCATGGACGAGGCCGGCTACCTGAACATCGTCGGCCGGATCAAGGACATGGTGATCCGCGGCGGGGAGAACGTGTACCCGCGGGAGATCGAGGAGTTCCTCTACACCCACCCCGACATCGTCGACGCGCAGGTCATCGGCGTCCCCGACGAGCGGTACGGCGAGGAGCTCATGGCCTGGGTGCGGTTGCGCGAGGGCGCCGAGCCGCTCACCGCCGACGCGCTCAAGGAGTACTGCTCCGGCAAGCTCGCCCACTACAAGGTGCCCCGCTACGTGAAGGTCGTCGAGGAGTTCCCGATGACCGTCACCGGCAAGATCCGCAAGGTCGAGATGCGCCAGGTGTCGGTCGAGGAGCTCGGGCTCCAGGGAGCGGCGGCGGTCCGGAACGCCTAG
- a CDS encoding endonuclease/exonuclease/phosphatase family protein, producing the protein MRIATFNLLHGRSLDDGRVDVDRLAAAVKTLDADVLGLQEVDRDQPRSLGADLTAVAAEAMGAPEHQFVAALSGTPGGTWMAATGDEQPGSASYGVSLLSRYPVVSWRVVRLAPLQVSVPLWSPQSRRPFLARDEPRVAVAAVLDGPFGQFTVCNTHLSFIPRWNAHQLRTLVRSLEGTREPLVLMGDLNMQQRAAARHSGLRPIATAATFPAPRPTRQLDHVLVRGSIRASGPAEAVHLPLSDHRALVVPAESA; encoded by the coding sequence ATGCGCATCGCTACGTTCAACCTCCTGCACGGACGCTCGCTCGACGACGGCCGGGTGGACGTGGACCGGCTGGCCGCCGCGGTCAAGACCCTGGACGCCGACGTCCTCGGCCTGCAGGAGGTCGACCGCGACCAGCCGCGCTCGCTGGGTGCCGACCTGACCGCGGTCGCCGCCGAGGCGATGGGCGCCCCGGAGCACCAGTTCGTGGCCGCGCTCTCCGGGACGCCCGGCGGCACCTGGATGGCCGCGACCGGCGACGAGCAACCGGGGTCGGCCAGCTACGGGGTCTCGTTGCTGTCGCGCTACCCGGTGGTGTCCTGGCGGGTGGTCCGCCTGGCACCGCTGCAGGTGAGCGTGCCGCTGTGGTCCCCGCAGTCCCGGCGCCCCTTCCTGGCCCGCGACGAACCGCGGGTCGCCGTCGCCGCCGTGCTGGACGGGCCGTTCGGGCAGTTCACCGTCTGCAACACCCACCTGTCGTTCATCCCGCGGTGGAACGCCCACCAGCTGCGCACCCTCGTCCGGTCGCTGGAGGGCACCCGTGAGCCGCTGGTGCTGATGGGCGACCTCAACATGCAGCAGCGCGCGGCGGCCCGGCACAGCGGGCTGCGGCCGATCGCCACCGCGGCCACGTTCCCGGCGCCCCGGCCCACCCGGCAGCTCGACCACGTCCTGGTTCGCGGGAGCATCCGGGCGAGCGGACCGGCCGAGGCGGTCCACCTGCCGCTGTCGGACCACCGGGCGCTCGTGGTGCCGGCCGAGAGCGCCTGA
- a CDS encoding DUF202 domain-containing protein, with product MPGAAGERTDLSWQRTGLGVLAVAGLIGFRAVAADRPALVVAAGLAALIGLGILGGLAPLRYRRLRDHRAAGAGVSCPALIRAVTAGVVLTALAAAVAVLIPG from the coding sequence GTGCCCGGGGCGGCGGGTGAGCGCACCGACCTGTCCTGGCAGCGCACGGGGCTGGGGGTCCTGGCCGTCGCCGGGCTGATCGGGTTCCGGGCGGTGGCCGCCGACCGCCCCGCCCTCGTCGTCGCCGCCGGCCTCGCCGCCCTCATCGGTCTGGGCATCCTGGGCGGCCTGGCGCCGCTGCGCTACCGGCGACTCCGCGACCACCGGGCCGCGGGCGCCGGCGTGTCCTGCCCCGCGCTGATCCGGGCCGTCACCGCCGGCGTCGTGCTCACCGCGCTCGCCGCCGCGGTGGCCGTGCTCATCCCGGGCTGA